The following are from one region of the Geoalkalibacter subterraneus genome:
- a CDS encoding SEC-C domain-containing protein: protein MPNTNGFSGPPEGPIDLERLLPQAAARILEDEDPELFRTWLAGHLPDFALGEMKNAPADLFRAMAVPVSYMIWNATPLPGNNFRPRPLPKPTRNDPCPCESGHKYKKCCSNAPPFPVLDTMVMWPLVLSNLTSDQIEQAARQGILPLEALVTAAAESLENDRPLLAIELLRPHFEKPIKKPSPVDDFALQLLCDAYDEFGQAAEKLELLARISRETTKSPLRAGAWQRLTAIYLDNGDLEGGRETFANALRDDPGSPSCAILEMQLLAIEERFDQISTRADFWLRKLQRSQNPPETIEHITEILQELIDNPHYAAVLLDDHHLFNDNDLDDDEELDETSLRLLDWVDLAIERPLPSYSTDENALDLEDKDEVAGYLGRLGLSGKELDKAMKQIEEQTEEGLAKEDPEQLDPESSLVFQPPPEIEKLEAQWHAVSQLDKPFGIQNFPDQHWEGWEPEQAEPWIGFLEQHPEAADSLDILDDLVTAFFLYPDMPQPVMSREGMVPLLRRAVAIIEKNLVGIKDSRLLWNRLSNRPALRSLNRLYAVTRYGFEDLQEADRLAEFVFEINPHDNHGLRREYINDLLRRGENERALAVTEMFPDDVFVETVYGKLLALYRLGRLKSAQPLAEEAIDAYPLVAPYLTRARIKKPRMSESGIHIGGKDQAWLYREEMRETWQQSPGALDWLKKIMKIKGVRLRG from the coding sequence ATGCCGAACACCAATGGTTTCAGCGGCCCGCCCGAAGGCCCCATCGACCTCGAGCGGCTGCTACCGCAGGCCGCTGCCCGGATTCTCGAAGATGAAGATCCAGAGCTTTTCCGGACCTGGCTGGCCGGTCATCTGCCGGACTTCGCCCTGGGCGAAATGAAAAACGCCCCCGCTGATCTTTTCCGCGCCATGGCCGTACCCGTCAGCTACATGATCTGGAACGCAACTCCGCTGCCGGGCAACAACTTCCGCCCGCGCCCCCTTCCCAAACCCACCCGCAACGATCCCTGCCCTTGCGAATCAGGGCACAAGTACAAAAAATGCTGCAGCAATGCGCCCCCTTTTCCCGTCCTCGACACCATGGTCATGTGGCCGCTGGTTCTGAGCAACCTGACATCTGATCAGATCGAGCAGGCGGCCCGTCAAGGGATCCTGCCGCTGGAAGCGTTGGTCACCGCAGCGGCAGAAAGTCTGGAAAATGACCGTCCGTTACTTGCTATCGAGCTGCTGCGTCCCCATTTTGAAAAACCTATCAAAAAACCCAGCCCTGTGGACGACTTCGCCCTTCAACTTCTCTGCGATGCCTACGATGAATTCGGCCAGGCCGCCGAGAAACTCGAACTGCTGGCGCGCATCAGCCGGGAAACGACCAAATCCCCCCTGCGGGCCGGAGCCTGGCAACGGCTTACGGCAATCTACCTTGACAACGGTGACCTGGAAGGCGGTCGCGAGACCTTCGCCAACGCTCTGCGCGACGATCCCGGTTCACCGTCCTGCGCCATTCTCGAGATGCAGTTACTGGCCATAGAAGAGCGCTTCGACCAAATCTCAACCCGCGCCGATTTCTGGCTGCGCAAGCTGCAGCGCTCTCAGAACCCGCCGGAAACAATCGAACATATCACCGAAATTCTTCAAGAACTGATCGACAACCCACATTACGCAGCAGTTTTGCTCGACGATCACCACCTCTTTAACGACAACGACCTTGATGACGATGAAGAGCTCGACGAAACCAGCCTGCGTCTGCTCGACTGGGTCGACCTTGCCATCGAACGCCCCTTGCCCAGCTACAGCACAGACGAAAATGCCCTCGACCTGGAAGATAAGGACGAAGTTGCCGGATACCTGGGCAGATTGGGCCTCTCCGGCAAAGAGCTTGATAAAGCGATGAAGCAAATTGAAGAACAGACGGAAGAAGGGCTGGCAAAAGAAGATCCTGAACAACTCGATCCCGAATCAAGCCTCGTTTTTCAACCGCCCCCTGAGATCGAAAAGCTCGAAGCGCAATGGCATGCCGTCAGCCAACTGGACAAACCGTTCGGCATCCAGAATTTCCCCGACCAGCACTGGGAGGGTTGGGAGCCCGAACAGGCCGAACCGTGGATCGGCTTTCTTGAGCAGCACCCGGAAGCCGCCGACAGTCTCGACATCCTCGACGACCTGGTGACGGCCTTCTTCCTCTATCCGGATATGCCGCAACCGGTCATGAGCCGCGAAGGCATGGTGCCCCTGCTCAGACGCGCTGTCGCCATCATCGAGAAAAATCTCGTCGGCATAAAAGATTCCCGTCTGTTGTGGAACCGCCTCTCCAACCGCCCCGCCCTTCGCAGCCTCAACCGCCTTTATGCCGTGACAAGGTACGGTTTTGAGGATCTGCAAGAAGCAGATCGCCTCGCCGAATTTGTCTTTGAAATCAATCCTCATGACAATCATGGCCTGCGCCGCGAATATATAAACGACTTACTGCGCCGCGGGGAAAATGAGCGTGCCCTCGCCGTTACAGAGATGTTTCCCGATGATGTTTTTGTAGAGACCGTCTATGGAAAACTGCTCGCCCTGTATCGCCTCGGCCGACTTAAAAGCGCCCAACCGCTGGCCGAGGAGGCCATCGACGCTTATCCACTGGTTGCCCCTTATCTGACTCGTGCTCGCATCAAAAAACCGCGAATGTCAGAATCCGGCATCCACATCGGCGGCAAAGACCAGGCCTGGCTTTACCGCGAAGAGATGCGCGAAACCTGGCAGCAGTCCCCCGGGGCGCTCGACTGGCTGAAAAAAATCATGAAGATCAAAGGAGTTCGGCTGCGGGGGTAG
- the mntA gene encoding type VII toxin-antitoxin system MntA family adenylyltransferase antitoxin, whose product MDHMIVQCLREAVPDLLAVYRFGSFGTDAERLESDLDIAFLAEASPSHVKRWRLAQEMATMFGREVDLIDLAQATTVFRMQVIAHGRRIWCADEVRVETYADYVFSSYARLNEERRWILQDIRERGNIYGG is encoded by the coding sequence ATGGACCACATGATTGTCCAATGCCTGCGGGAAGCTGTGCCGGATCTGCTGGCGGTGTATCGGTTTGGCAGCTTCGGTACAGACGCAGAGCGCCTGGAGAGTGACCTTGATATCGCCTTTCTGGCTGAGGCTTCCCCCAGTCACGTGAAGCGCTGGAGACTGGCGCAGGAAATGGCGACCATGTTCGGCCGGGAGGTGGACTTGATCGACCTGGCGCAGGCGACAACGGTTTTTCGCATGCAGGTGATCGCCCATGGCAGGCGCATCTGGTGCGCCGATGAGGTGCGCGTCGAAACATATGCGGATTATGTCTTTTCATCCTATGCGCGGCTGAATGAAGAACGGCGGTGGATTTTGCAGGATATCCGAGAGCGGGGAAATATCTATGGCGGATGA
- a CDS encoding nucleotidyltransferase domain-containing protein, translated as MLKPDVRDAVIKYLNAVKDAGIEIEFAVAFGSQVKGGTHEWSDIDLLIVSPSFDSLQDRSAVNLLWRLTARVDSRIEPIPCGSRQWREDDSSVIIEIARKEGEILEAA; from the coding sequence ATGCTTAAGCCGGATGTTCGAGATGCAGTCATAAAATACCTGAACGCAGTCAAGGATGCCGGGATAGAAATAGAATTTGCGGTCGCCTTTGGTTCGCAGGTCAAAGGGGGGACTCATGAGTGGAGCGATATTGATCTTCTCATCGTTTCCCCAAGTTTTGATTCACTTCAGGACCGCAGTGCAGTGAATTTGCTCTGGCGACTCACCGCGCGAGTGGACAGTCGCATTGAGCCGATCCCGTGTGGCTCCCGGCAGTGGCGGGAAGATGATTCAAGTGTGATCATCGAGATTGCCCGAAAAGAAGGAGAAATCCTTGAAGCGGCATGA
- a CDS encoding DUF4160 domain-containing protein: MPTVLRIGPYRFFFYANEGLEPPHIHVQRESSLAKFWLGPVSLASSTGFSAHELNKILKIVENHSENLKEAWYGHFNS; encoded by the coding sequence GTGCCAACGGTTCTTAGGATTGGCCCATATCGTTTCTTCTTCTACGCCAACGAGGGGCTGGAGCCGCCACATATCCATGTACAGCGCGAGTCCAGTCTCGCCAAATTTTGGCTCGGCCCCGTTTCACTTGCAAGCAGCACAGGCTTTTCCGCACATGAACTGAACAAAATTCTGAAAATTGTTGAAAATCATTCAGAAAACCTTAAGGAGGCCTGGTATGGGCACTTTAACAGCTGA
- a CDS encoding HEPN domain-containing protein: MLNIEKQITYWRNGAVEDLGAATDLVMQGHVRHGLFFAHLALEKILKAHVCRFKNQIAPPIHNLLRLAEIADLSLEQKQRDFLAEVNSFNIEGRYPGVQLPLPTQREAEEYLQKIKELHECLSRMFEMQS; this comes from the coding sequence ATGTTGAATATCGAAAAGCAGATAACGTACTGGCGAAACGGGGCCGTTGAAGATTTGGGAGCTGCGACCGATCTTGTCATGCAGGGGCATGTTCGCCACGGGCTTTTTTTTGCTCATTTGGCTTTGGAAAAGATCTTGAAAGCCCACGTGTGCAGATTCAAAAATCAAATTGCTCCACCTATCCACAATTTGCTAAGACTTGCAGAGATTGCAGATCTCAGCCTTGAGCAGAAGCAACGCGATTTTCTTGCTGAAGTCAATTCGTTCAACATCGAGGGGCGCTATCCCGGAGTACAGTTGCCGCTGCCAACTCAGCGAGAGGCCGAAGAATATCTCCAAAAAATCAAGGAGTTGCATGAATGCTTAAGCCGGATGTTCGAGATGCAGTCATAA
- a CDS encoding ATP-binding protein has protein sequence MTQLAKLPIGIQTFSEIREEEYAYVDKTPLVLRLATEGKYYFLSRPRRFGKSLLLSTLQALFEGQRELFNGLDIEDKWGWDTRYPVIKISFGGVARSLEDMKQDVGNILEENQRRLDIPCGDPQDIGGCFKQLIRDAHQKYGQKVVVLVDEYDKLIVDNLDQIEVAKQGREVLRDLYSIIKDSDAFIKFAFLTGVSKFSKVSIFSGLNNLEDISLNPDYATLCGYTEHDLDTTFAAHLEGVDRAKVRQWYNGYNFLGEAVYNPYDILLFLKNGRQFKNYWFSTGTPSFLIKMIHQNSYYVPKLDNLMVSEGLIDSYDIENIQLEPIMFQTGYLTIKEQTQVGAITMYQLCFPNLETRYSFNEHILSYLTGQQAEKTRYQSEIFQTLTAADMDGFEQTLKALFASIPYHNYVNNTIGSYEGYYASVIYAYLASLGLDLTAEDVTSKGRIDLTVRMENAIYILEFKVDGSGDALAQVKERNYQQKYQGAGKEIILIGIDFDSTTRNITRFAWEKV, from the coding sequence ATGACCCAGCTTGCCAAACTCCCCATCGGGATTCAGACTTTCAGTGAAATTCGCGAAGAAGAATATGCGTATGTAGATAAAACGCCGCTGGTCCTTCGTCTGGCCACTGAAGGGAAGTATTATTTCCTCTCCCGCCCCCGGCGCTTCGGCAAAAGTTTGCTGCTCTCCACTCTGCAGGCGCTGTTTGAAGGCCAAAGAGAGCTGTTCAACGGGCTTGATATTGAAGACAAGTGGGGTTGGGACACCCGCTATCCCGTCATCAAGATCAGTTTCGGTGGCGTGGCCCGCAGCCTGGAGGATATGAAGCAGGATGTGGGCAATATCCTTGAAGAAAATCAGCGACGATTAGATATCCCCTGCGGCGATCCGCAAGATATCGGAGGCTGTTTTAAGCAGCTTATCCGGGATGCCCACCAGAAATACGGCCAGAAGGTCGTCGTGCTGGTAGACGAGTACGACAAGTTGATCGTCGATAACCTCGATCAGATCGAGGTGGCCAAGCAGGGGCGTGAAGTTCTGCGAGACCTGTATTCCATTATCAAGGACAGTGATGCTTTCATCAAGTTCGCTTTTCTGACCGGGGTCAGCAAGTTCAGCAAGGTCTCGATCTTCAGCGGATTGAACAACCTTGAAGATATCAGTCTGAACCCTGATTACGCCACCCTCTGTGGTTATACGGAACATGACCTTGACACGACCTTTGCCGCGCACCTGGAAGGCGTTGACCGGGCCAAGGTGCGCCAGTGGTATAACGGCTATAACTTCCTGGGCGAGGCCGTTTACAACCCCTATGACATCCTGCTGTTTCTCAAAAATGGTCGGCAATTCAAAAACTACTGGTTTTCCACGGGCACTCCCAGTTTCCTGATCAAGATGATCCATCAGAACAGCTACTATGTCCCGAAGCTTGACAACCTCATGGTCAGTGAAGGCTTGATCGACAGCTATGATATTGAGAACATTCAGCTGGAACCGATCATGTTTCAGACCGGGTATCTGACCATCAAGGAACAAACCCAGGTTGGGGCCATCACCATGTATCAGCTGTGTTTTCCCAATCTGGAGACGCGCTATTCCTTCAACGAGCATATCTTAAGTTACCTGACCGGACAGCAGGCGGAGAAAACCCGCTATCAGTCTGAGATTTTTCAGACACTGACTGCGGCGGATATGGACGGTTTTGAACAGACCCTCAAGGCGCTGTTCGCCTCCATTCCCTACCACAATTACGTTAACAACACGATCGGCAGCTACGAGGGGTACTACGCCAGTGTCATCTACGCTTATCTGGCCAGTCTGGGTCTTGACCTCACCGCCGAAGATGTCACCAGCAAAGGGCGCATTGATCTGACCGTCCGCATGGAAAACGCCATTTACATCCTGGAATTCAAAGTCGACGGCAGCGGCGATGCCCTGGCGCAGGTCAAAGAGCGCAATTATCAGCAGAAGTATCAGGGTGCCGGCAAAGAGATTATCCTGATAGGAATCGACTTCGACTCGACCACTCGAAACATCACCCGCTTTGCCTGGGAAAAGGTATAG
- a CDS encoding ATP-binding protein: protein MAQLKKLPIGIQTFSQIREEQYLYLDKTPQIKQMVDEGKYYFLSRPRRFGKSMLVSTLQALFEGRRELFTGLYIEDKWDWGKTYPVIKISFGGVARDADAMRRMVASIMQSNQKRLGIQCRNPEYGGVCLKEMIEQAHEKYGRKVVILVDEYDKLIVDNLDQPKIARQGREILRDLYTTIKDSDEYVQFAFLTGVSKFSKVSVFSGLNNLEDITLNPTFATICGYTQHDLETSFADHLDGVDMDQVREWYNGYNFLGDKVYNPFDILLFIKNGQVFDNYWFATGTPTFLIKLIEKNTYFIPQLDHLRVSKSLIDSYDIENMKLEPLLFQSGYLSIKEQRQLSYGIEYILGFPNKEVAISFNDHVAAALTEANTAQAKGKLYDSLAQADLDQLEQTLMALFAAIPHTNYTRNTISAYEGYYASVVYAYLASLGLQLIPEDVTSTGRIDLTIRMNNITYILEFKVDGQGNALKQIKEKGYHQKYQRPDTDTYLIGIDFDSGKRNISTFEWEKV, encoded by the coding sequence ATGGCCCAACTGAAAAAACTCCCCATCGGAATCCAGACCTTCTCCCAGATCCGCGAAGAACAGTATCTGTATCTGGATAAAACGCCCCAGATCAAACAGATGGTGGATGAGGGAAAATACTATTTTCTTTCGCGGCCCAGGAGGTTCGGCAAGAGCATGCTGGTCAGCACCCTGCAGGCGCTGTTCGAGGGGCGCAGGGAATTGTTCACGGGGCTGTATATCGAAGACAAGTGGGACTGGGGCAAAACATATCCTGTCATAAAAATAAGCTTTGGCGGGGTTGCGCGTGATGCTGACGCGATGCGCCGCATGGTTGCAAGTATCATGCAGTCCAACCAGAAGCGCCTCGGAATTCAATGCCGCAATCCTGAATACGGCGGAGTGTGCCTTAAGGAGATGATCGAACAGGCGCATGAAAAATACGGCCGCAAAGTGGTTATTCTTGTCGACGAATACGACAAACTGATTGTCGACAACCTGGATCAGCCGAAAATCGCCAGACAGGGGCGGGAAATTCTTAGGGATTTGTACACCACCATCAAGGACAGCGATGAATATGTCCAGTTTGCCTTTCTGACCGGAGTCAGCAAGTTCAGCAAGGTGTCAGTCTTCAGTGGCTTGAATAACCTTGAAGATATCACTTTGAACCCCACCTTTGCCACTATTTGCGGCTATACCCAGCACGATCTGGAAACCAGTTTTGCCGATCATCTTGACGGAGTGGATATGGACCAGGTGCGTGAGTGGTACAACGGATATAATTTCCTGGGCGATAAAGTTTATAATCCGTTTGATATTCTGTTGTTTATTAAAAATGGTCAGGTATTCGACAACTATTGGTTCGCCACCGGCACTCCCACCTTCCTGATCAAGTTGATTGAGAAGAACACCTATTTCATTCCCCAGTTAGATCATCTGCGGGTGAGCAAAAGCCTCATTGACAGCTACGACATAGAAAACATGAAGCTGGAGCCTCTCCTTTTTCAGTCAGGGTATTTGAGTATCAAGGAGCAAAGGCAGCTCAGTTACGGCATCGAATACATCCTGGGCTTTCCCAACAAAGAAGTGGCCATCTCCTTTAACGACCATGTCGCCGCCGCTCTGACTGAGGCCAACACGGCGCAGGCCAAGGGGAAGTTATATGACAGCCTTGCACAGGCTGACCTCGACCAGCTTGAACAAACCTTGATGGCGCTGTTTGCCGCCATCCCCCATACCAACTACACCCGCAACACGATAAGCGCCTATGAGGGCTACTACGCCAGCGTTGTCTATGCCTACCTTGCCAGCCTCGGCCTTCAGCTGATCCCCGAAGATGTCACCAGCACCGGGCGCATCGACCTGACCATCAGGATGAACAACATCACCTATATTTTGGAGTTTAAAGTGGATGGTCAGGGCAACGCCCTGAAGCAGATCAAAGAAAAAGGCTACCACCAGAAATACCAGAGACCGGATACCGACACCTACCTCATCGGTATCGACTTCGACTCCGGCAAGCGTAATATCTCAACATTTGAATGGGAGAAGGTGTAG
- the hepT gene encoding type VII toxin-antitoxin system HepT family RNase toxin, with protein MADDVLLNKVSVIERCMGRVQEEYAGHEDELETNFTRQDAIVLNLLRACEAAIDAAMHLVRVRRLGLPQESRESFALLEKAGVLDGELSVRLQAMVGFRNIAVHDYQKLNLEIVKSILEEGLQDFRRFCEVLTRMA; from the coding sequence ATGGCGGATGATGTTCTACTCAACAAGGTTTCAGTCATCGAGCGTTGTATGGGGCGGGTTCAGGAGGAATACGCCGGCCATGAGGATGAACTCGAGACGAATTTTACCCGCCAGGACGCCATCGTTCTGAACCTGCTTCGTGCCTGCGAAGCAGCGATTGATGCGGCGATGCACCTAGTGCGTGTGAGGAGATTGGGTCTTCCCCAGGAGAGTCGCGAGTCGTTCGCCCTGCTGGAAAAAGCGGGGGTGCTCGATGGTGAATTATCTGTGCGTCTGCAGGCTATGGTCGGTTTCCGCAATATTGCAGTGCATGACTATCAGAAGTTGAACCTGGAAATTGTGAAAAGCATATTGGAAGAGGGCCTGCAGGATTTTCGTCGCTTCTGTGAAGTTCTGACTCGAATGGCGTGA
- the hepT gene encoding type VII toxin-antitoxin system HepT family RNase toxin, which produces MRVRKLGLPQESREAFALLEKAGVLDGELSVRLQAMVGFRNVAVHDDQKLNLEIVKSILEEGLQAFRRFCGVLTRTA; this is translated from the coding sequence GTGCGTGTGAGGAAATTGGGTCTTCCCCAGGAGAGCCGAGAGGCGTTCGCCCTGCTGGAAAAAGCCGGGGTTCTCGATGGCGAATTATCTGTGCGTCTGCAGGCGATGGTCGGTTTTCGCAATGTCGCCGTGCATGACGATCAGAAGTTGAACCTGGAAATCGTGAAAAGCATATTGGAAGAGGGCTTGCAGGCTTTTCGTCGCTTCTGTGGGGTTCTGACGCGAACGGCGTGA
- a CDS encoding nucleotidyltransferase family protein, which produces MRDLKLRPAEQEIVLNILREYVPELDVWAFGSRVHGENLKPFSDLDLVIVTESPLDAGRMAELKEAFTESDLPFKVDVLDWSTTGERFRQVIKKNYVVVQKGEE; this is translated from the coding sequence ATGCGTGACCTCAAGCTACGCCCTGCCGAACAGGAGATTGTTCTCAATATTTTGAGGGAATATGTGCCGGAGCTGGATGTGTGGGCATTCGGATCACGTGTTCACGGCGAAAATCTGAAGCCTTTTTCAGATCTTGATCTTGTGATTGTGACCGAAAGCCCTCTTGATGCGGGCCGGATGGCGGAACTGAAAGAAGCTTTCACCGAATCCGATCTGCCTTTCAAGGTTGACGTCCTCGACTGGTCGACCACGGGGGAGCGGTTCCGGCAGGTGATCAAAAAGAATTATGTTGTTGTGCAGAAAGGGGAGGAGTGA
- a CDS encoding DUF2442 domain-containing protein, whose amino-acid sequence MGTLTADLIPLAASVHCSDDELVVSLKDGRTISVPLAWFPRLAHAAQSARTNYEILGNGEGIHWPDLDEDISIIGLLAGRASVEYNQRGSRLSPAADR is encoded by the coding sequence ATGGGCACTTTAACAGCTGACTTGATTCCACTTGCAGCATCGGTACATTGCAGTGATGATGAACTGGTCGTTTCCCTTAAGGACGGGCGCACAATCAGCGTCCCTCTAGCGTGGTTTCCGAGGCTTGCACATGCAGCTCAGAGCGCTCGCACAAACTACGAAATTCTCGGCAACGGCGAAGGCATCCATTGGCCTGACCTTGATGAGGATATTTCGATCATAGGGCTGCTGGCAGGACGCGCTTCGGTGGAATACAATCAAAGGGGCAGTCGCTTATCACCTGCCGCTGACCGCTGA
- a CDS encoding ATP-binding protein, producing MTQLAKLPIGIQTFSEIREEEYAYVDKTPLVLRLATEGKYYFLSRPRRFGKSLLLSTLQALFEGQRELFNGLDIEDKWGWDTVYPVIKISFGGVARSLEDMKQDVGNILEENQRRLDIPCGDPQDIGGCFKQLIRDAHQKYGQKVVVLVDEYDKLIVDNLDQIEVAKQGREVLRDLYSIIKDSDAFIKFAFLTGVSKFSKVSIFSGLNNLEDISLNPDYATLCGYTEHDLDTTFAAHLEGVDRAKVRQWYNGYNFLGEAVYNPYDILLFLKNGRQFKNYWFSTGTPSFLIKMIHQNSYYVPKLDNLMVSEGLIDSYDIENIQLEPIMFQTGYLTIKEQTQVGAITMYQLCFPNLETRYSFNEHILSYLTGQQAEKTRYQSEIFQTLTAADMDGFEQTLKALFASIPYHNYVNNTIGSYEGYYASVIYAYLASLGLDLTAEDVTSKGRIDLTVRMENAIYILEFKVDGSGDALAQVRERNYQQKYQSAGKEIILIGIDFDSTTRNITRFAWEKV from the coding sequence ATGACTCAGCTTGCCAAACTCCCCATCGGGATTCAGACTTTCAGTGAAATTCGCGAAGAAGAATATGCGTATGTAGATAAAACGCCGCTGGTCCTTCGTTTGGCCACTGAAGGGAAGTATTATTTCCTCTCCCGCCCCCGGCGCTTCGGCAAAAGTCTGCTGCTCTCCACTCTGCAGGCGCTGTTTGAAGGCCAAAGAGAGCTGTTTAACGGGCTTGATATTGAAGACAAGTGGGGTTGGGACACCGTTTATCCCGTCATCAAGATCAGTTTCGGTGGCGTGGCTCGCAGCCTGGAGGATATGAAGCAGGATGTGGGCAATATCCTGGAAGAAAATCAGCGACGATTAGATATCCCCTGCGGCGATCCGCAAGATATCGGAGGCTGTTTTAAGCAGCTTATCCGGGATGCCCACCAGAAATACGGCCAGAAGGTCGTCGTGCTGGTAGACGAGTACGACAAGTTGATCGTCGATAACCTCGATCAGATCGAGGTGGCCAAGCAGGGGCGTGAAGTTCTGCGCGACCTGTATTCCATTATCAAGGACAGTGATGCTTTCATCAAGTTCGCTTTTCTGACCGGGGTCAGCAAGTTCAGCAAGGTCTCGATTTTCAGTGGATTGAACAACCTTGAAGATATCAGTCTGAACCCTGATTACGCCACCCTCTGTGGTTATACGGAACATGACCTTGACACGACCTTTGCCGCGCACCTGGAAGGCGTTGACCGGGCCAAGGTGCGCCAGTGGTATAACGGTTATAACTTCCTGGGCGAGGCCGTTTACAACCCCTATGACATCCTGCTGTTTCTCAAAAATGGTCGGCAATTCAAAAACTACTGGTTTTCCACGGGCACTCCCAGTTTCCTGATCAAGATGATCCATCAGAACAGCTACTATGTCCCGAAGCTTGACAACCTCATGGTCAGTGAAGGCTTGATCGACAGCTATGATATTGAGAACATTCAGCTGGAACCGATCATGTTTCAGACCGGGTATCTGACCATCAAGGAACAAACCCAGGTTGGGGCCATCACCATGTATCAGCTGTGTTTTCCCAATCTGGAGACGCGCTATTCCTTCAACGAGCATATCTTAAGTTACCTGACCGGACAGCAGGCGGAGAAAACCCGCTATCAGTCTGAGATTTTTCAGACACTGACTGCGGCGGATATGGACGGTTTTGAACAGACCCTCAAGGCGCTGTTCGCCTCCATTCCCTACCACAATTACGTTAACAACACGATCGGCAGCTACGAGGGGTACTACGCCAGTGTCATCTACGCTTATCTGGCCAGTCTGGGTCTTGACCTCACCGCCGAAGATGTCACCAGCAAAGGGCGCATTGATCTGACCGTCCGCATGGAAAACGCCATTTACATCCTGGAATTCAAAGTCGACGGCAGCGGCGATGCCCTGGCGCAGGTCAGAGAGCGCAACTATCAGCAGAAGTATCAGAGTGCCGGCAAAGAGATTATCCTGATCGGAATCGACTTTGACTCGACCACTCGAAACATCACCCGCTTTGCCTGGGAAAAGGTATAG
- the mntA gene encoding type VII toxin-antitoxin system MntA family adenylyltransferase antitoxin, translating into MDHMIVQCLREAVPRLLAVYRFGSFGTEGEHPASDLDIAFLAEASPSRVQRWRLAQEMATRFGRDVDLIDLAQATTVFRMQVIAHGRRIWCV; encoded by the coding sequence ATGGACCACATGATTGTCCAGTGCCTGCGGGAAGCTGTGCCGCGTCTGCTGGCGGTGTATCGGTTCGGCAGTTTCGGTACAGAAGGGGAGCATCCGGCAAGTGATCTTGATATCGCCTTTCTGGCGGAGGCTTCCCCCAGTCGCGTGCAGCGCTGGAGACTGGCGCAGGAAATGGCGACCAGGTTCGGCCGGGATGTGGACCTGATCGACCTGGCGCAGGCGACGACGGTTTTTCGCATGCAGGTGATCGCCCATGGCAGGCGCATCTGGTGCGTGTGA
- a CDS encoding HI0074 family nucleotidyltransferase substrate-binding subunit, protein MKLDISPFEKALSQLERSLEYLHSDLAESDEGLREQFRAATIQAFEFSYELGTKMLRRQLEQITPNPAEIRAMAFMDMVRTGAEAGLVRQVRQYRIFREKRNMTSHTYNEAKAEEVLAVLDDFVAEMHFLRDELKRRNA, encoded by the coding sequence ATGAAACTCGACATTTCGCCATTTGAAAAAGCCCTTTCACAGCTTGAGCGCAGTTTGGAATACCTTCATTCCGATCTGGCTGAAAGCGATGAAGGCCTGCGTGAACAATTCCGTGCGGCAACGATTCAGGCGTTCGAATTCAGTTACGAGCTCGGTACGAAAATGCTACGCCGGCAGCTGGAGCAGATAACGCCCAATCCTGCGGAAATTCGCGCTATGGCCTTTATGGACATGGTGCGCACAGGTGCCGAGGCGGGGCTGGTCCGGCAAGTCCGCCAATATCGAATTTTCAGGGAAAAGCGCAATATGACCAGCCACACTTACAATGAAGCCAAGGCCGAGGAAGTGCTGGCGGTACTCGATGATTTTGTTGCAGAGATGCATTTTCTTCGCGATGAGCTGAAGCGACGCAATGCGTGA